In Populus nigra chromosome 1, ddPopNigr1.1, whole genome shotgun sequence, one genomic interval encodes:
- the LOC133699508 gene encoding uncharacterized protein LOC133699508 gives MASMIRSKEDERAGAEIVYGPEECHRHSIELLEELGFPKGVLPLKDLEECGRVKETGFVWMKQKAPCEHFFVGSNSKVSYATEVTGYVEKFKMKKMTGIKSKQMFLWVPISEMSIGDPSSKKILFKTPMGIGKSFPFSAFMTDEEKQEKLEEVHG, from the coding sequence ATGGCAAGCATGATTAGGTCAAAAGAAGATGAACGTGCAGGGGCAGAAATTGTGTATGGTCCTGAAGAGTGCCATCGCCACTCCATAGAGCTTCTTGAAGAGCTGGGATTCCCTAAAGGTGTCCTCCCTCTAAAAGATCTTGAAGAGTGTGGAAGGGTTAAGGAAACTGGGTTTGTGTGGATGAAACAAAAGGCCCCCTGTGAACATTTTTTCGTTGGATCCAATTCTAAGGTAAGCTATGCCACAGAGGTGACTGGTTATGTAGAGAAGTTCAAGATGAAGAAAATGACTGGAATTAAGAGCAAGCAGATGTTTTTATGGGTGCCAATATCTGAAATGAGCATCGGAGATCCTTCAAGCAAGAAAATTCTCTTCAAGACTCCTATGGGAATTGGCAAGTCTTTCCCTTTCTCTGCTTTCATGACTGATGAGGAGAAGCAGGAAAAGCTGGAGGAAGTCCATGGATGA